A part of Solibacillus sp. FSL H8-0538 genomic DNA contains:
- the serC gene encoding 3-phosphoserine/phosphohydroxythreonine transaminase produces the protein MTLKNRAYNFNAGPSALPLEVLEKAQQELVDFQNSGMSIMEMSHRSATFEEVHNGAIARLRKIYSIPENYEVLFLQGGASLQFTMIPMNFLQEGQTASYIQTGAWSEKAFKEAKFFGTPVEAASTKENNYKNIPTEFSFSADDAYVHLTSNNTIFGTQWKTFPETGEVPLIADMSSDILSKPVDVSNFGIIYAGAQKNLGPSGVTVVIIRKDLLEKANKNIPTMLKYTTHADNNSLYNTPPTFGIYMLGEVLKWVENEGGLAAIEARNEVKAKLIYDVIDNSNGFYTGHATPESRSLMNITFRVADEELEKQFLAEATAAGFIGLSGHRSVGGCRASTYNAVPVETCQALAEFMIEFQSSNQ, from the coding sequence TTGACTTTAAAAAACCGCGCTTACAATTTTAATGCTGGTCCTTCTGCTTTACCTTTAGAAGTACTAGAAAAAGCACAACAGGAGCTTGTCGATTTTCAAAATTCAGGTATGTCTATTATGGAAATGAGTCACCGTAGTGCTACATTCGAGGAAGTACATAATGGGGCAATTGCCCGCTTACGTAAAATTTATTCCATCCCAGAGAACTACGAAGTATTGTTCCTTCAAGGAGGGGCAAGCCTTCAATTCACTATGATTCCAATGAACTTCTTACAAGAAGGGCAAACAGCTAGCTATATTCAAACAGGTGCGTGGTCTGAAAAGGCATTTAAAGAAGCGAAGTTTTTTGGTACACCTGTAGAAGCAGCAAGCACAAAAGAAAACAACTATAAAAACATCCCAACTGAGTTCTCATTTAGTGCAGATGACGCTTACGTTCACTTAACATCAAATAATACAATTTTCGGTACACAGTGGAAAACGTTCCCTGAAACAGGCGAAGTGCCATTAATTGCTGATATGTCTTCTGATATTCTTTCTAAACCAGTTGATGTTTCTAATTTCGGCATAATTTATGCCGGTGCACAAAAAAACCTAGGTCCTTCAGGTGTTACGGTTGTTATTATCCGCAAAGACTTACTGGAAAAAGCAAATAAAAATATTCCAACAATGTTAAAATACACAACGCATGCAGATAACAACTCTCTATACAATACACCACCAACATTCGGTATTTACATGCTAGGGGAAGTATTAAAATGGGTTGAGAATGAAGGCGGACTTGCAGCTATCGAAGCACGTAATGAAGTCAAAGCAAAACTAATTTATGATGTGATCGATAATTCAAACGGCTTCTATACTGGTCATGCAACACCGGAATCTCGTTCATTAATGAACATTACATTCCGCGTAGCTGATGAAGAGTTAGAAAAACAGTTTTTAGCAGAAGCAACAGCAGCAGGATTTATCGGCTTAAGTGGCCACCGTTCTGTAGGAGGCTGCCGTGCATCAACTTACAATGCTGTACCGGTAGAAACTTGCCAAGCATTAGCTGAATTCATGATTGAATTCCAAAGTAGCAATCAATAA
- a CDS encoding ABC transporter permease has translation MNNMHSVWSKRFEHYINELMKYMRFVFTGHIAIVFVFVLGAGGFQYSEWLKVASTEFPAEWLVAVVVGCILAFSSPTTLIREPDQVYLLPLESQMPQYFKRAVNWTFWSQVLVPAIVYIVAIPLLKAVTELAVAEIWIGVGFLISLKYFNVRSEFNYRYGNRGQAVLIDRLARVALSILAMHTILTSGLAVGFVYLVLFIMYNMSLRKKVVNQPVPYEHFVRLEQNRMMRFYRFANYFTDVPHLRGSIRHRAWLDIVYKWIPYKKENAQTYLVFRTFIRTDDHFYLWLRLTAISAVVAMFVDITIVTWFMAATLAFATTIQLKYALLSSGEFRMDMLYPVAGSSRKKAVQTLLRASSVVQAIIVGLCNFGHPYFYITPLLIIVVSELTLRLSKK, from the coding sequence ATGAACAACATGCATAGTGTTTGGTCTAAGCGCTTCGAGCACTATATAAATGAGCTGATGAAATATATGCGTTTTGTATTCACGGGGCATATTGCCATCGTGTTCGTCTTTGTGCTCGGAGCAGGAGGTTTTCAGTATAGTGAATGGTTAAAGGTAGCATCGACGGAGTTTCCAGCTGAATGGCTTGTAGCGGTCGTAGTAGGTTGCATTTTAGCGTTTAGCAGTCCCACAACACTAATTCGTGAGCCGGACCAAGTGTATCTACTGCCGCTTGAATCGCAAATGCCACAGTATTTTAAAAGGGCTGTAAACTGGACGTTTTGGTCACAGGTACTCGTCCCAGCCATCGTTTATATCGTAGCCATTCCTTTGTTGAAGGCTGTAACCGAACTAGCTGTAGCTGAAATTTGGATTGGAGTGGGCTTTTTAATTAGTTTAAAGTATTTTAATGTTCGAAGTGAATTTAATTATCGTTATGGTAACCGTGGACAAGCTGTGTTGATTGACCGTCTAGCCCGTGTAGCGTTATCGATATTAGCCATGCATACTATCTTAACGAGCGGCTTAGCAGTTGGGTTTGTTTATCTTGTGTTATTTATTATGTATAATATGTCGCTCCGCAAAAAGGTAGTGAATCAGCCTGTACCGTATGAGCATTTCGTACGTCTCGAACAAAATCGTATGATGCGCTTTTACCGTTTTGCGAATTATTTTACCGATGTCCCGCATTTGCGCGGTTCAATTCGTCACCGCGCTTGGTTAGATATAGTGTATAAATGGATTCCGTATAAAAAGGAAAATGCACAAACTTATTTAGTATTCCGCACCTTTATTCGAACGGATGATCATTTTTATTTGTGGCTACGCCTAACAGCGATTTCTGCAGTTGTAGCAATGTTTGTTGATATTACAATTGTGACGTGGTTTATGGCAGCAACACTTGCTTTTGCTACGACAATTCAGTTGAAATATGCACTACTTTCTTCGGGTGAATTCCGTATGGATATGTTGTATCCTGTGGCAGGAAGTTCACGTAAAAAAGCCGTGCAAACATTATTGCGTGCAAGCAGTGTTGTGCAAGCGATTATTGTAGGATTATGTAATTTTGGGCACCCCTATTTTTACATAACGCCTCTACTAATTATTGTTGTAAGTGAACTGACATTAAGATTATCAAAGAAATAA
- a CDS encoding HIT family protein: MSDCLFCKIIDGQIPSLKVYEDDHVFAFMDIMPLTKGHTLLIPKTHCKDLFEMPEDVARNLYAAAPKVANAIKSAFNPIGMNTINNNGAEAGQTVFHYHLHLVPRYDDADGLRVEWNHRQAEFPTDVLTDVATAIKANLLP; the protein is encoded by the coding sequence ATGAGCGATTGCCTATTTTGTAAAATTATCGATGGACAAATTCCAAGCTTAAAAGTGTATGAAGATGATCATGTATTTGCGTTTATGGACATTATGCCACTAACAAAAGGACATACATTACTCATTCCGAAAACACATTGCAAAGACCTTTTTGAAATGCCAGAAGACGTGGCGCGCAATTTATATGCAGCCGCACCAAAAGTAGCTAATGCAATCAAATCTGCATTCAATCCAATCGGTATGAACACGATTAATAATAATGGTGCAGAAGCCGGCCAAACTGTATTTCACTACCATCTGCATTTAGTACCCCGTTACGACGACGCAGACGGACTTAGAGTGGAATGGAACCATCGCCAAGCAGAGTTCCCAACAGACGTGCTAACAGACGTAGCAACTGCAATTAAAGCCAATTTATTGCCATAA
- a CDS encoding YjcZ family sporulation protein: protein MGSGGGYNNGGGYGSGFALIVVLFILLIIVGAAFLY from the coding sequence ATGGGCAGCGGAGGTGGCTATAATAACGGTGGTGGATACGGCTCAGGTTTTGCTTTAATAGTCGTATTGTTCATTTTATTAATTATTGTCGGTGCAGCGTTTCTATACTAA
- a CDS encoding zinc ribbon domain-containing protein YjdM: protein MGKLPNCPQCQSEYTYEDGVMLVCPECAHEWSAEIAEVVEEGLFVKDANGNLLADGDIVTVIKDLKVKGSSSTLKIGTRVKNIRLVEGDHNIDCKIDGFGAMKLKSEFVKKN, encoded by the coding sequence ATGGGAAAATTACCTAATTGCCCACAGTGCCAATCTGAATACACATATGAAGACGGCGTCATGCTAGTATGTCCAGAGTGTGCACATGAATGGTCAGCAGAGATAGCTGAAGTAGTAGAGGAAGGTTTATTTGTCAAAGATGCAAATGGAAATTTACTTGCAGATGGAGACATTGTGACCGTTATTAAAGATTTAAAAGTAAAAGGCAGTTCATCAACGCTTAAAATTGGAACGCGTGTAAAGAACATTCGCTTAGTTGAAGGCGATCACAATATTGATTGTAAAATCGACGGCTTTGGTGCCATGAAGTTAAAATCAGAATTCGTGAAAAAGAACTAA
- a CDS encoding formate/nitrite transporter family protein: protein MKDVFDTISTAAVYKITTLQKSKFSYLMATLLGGLFVGFGMVILVVIGGLLDSAGVPSMKIIQGLAFGVALSMVVLGGADLYTGNNLIMTIGALEKKTSWLDLVRIWLFSYGGNFIGSLVCAYFFFMTGLASGHTGEYIEKISGIKMSASFSELLFRGVLCNMLVCLAVWCAYKLKSESGKLIMIFCCIFPFVTSGFEHSVANMTLFSLALMIPHGELVSLSGMLHNLLPVTIGNAIGGAIIGSLFWYSQPRENT from the coding sequence ATGAAAGACGTATTCGATACTATTTCTACTGCAGCAGTATATAAAATTACGACATTACAAAAAAGCAAATTTAGCTATTTAATGGCGACATTACTTGGAGGTCTATTTGTCGGATTTGGCATGGTCATTTTAGTTGTTATTGGTGGTCTTCTTGATTCTGCCGGTGTACCTAGTATGAAAATTATCCAAGGTTTAGCATTCGGCGTGGCACTTAGCATGGTCGTACTTGGTGGTGCTGATTTATATACAGGCAATAATCTTATAATGACAATTGGAGCGCTTGAGAAGAAAACGTCGTGGTTAGATTTAGTGAGAATATGGCTATTTAGCTATGGTGGTAATTTTATTGGGTCATTAGTATGCGCCTATTTTTTTTTCATGACAGGCTTAGCTAGTGGACATACGGGAGAGTATATTGAAAAAATTTCCGGCATTAAAATGAGCGCAAGTTTTTCTGAGTTATTATTCCGTGGGGTTTTATGTAATATGTTAGTCTGTCTGGCGGTATGGTGTGCGTATAAGCTGAAAAGTGAATCAGGTAAACTTATTATGATTTTCTGCTGTATTTTCCCGTTCGTAACATCGGGGTTTGAACATAGCGTAGCAAATATGACGCTGTTTTCATTGGCACTGATGATTCCGCACGGGGAACTTGTGTCACTGAGTGGCATGCTACATAATTTACTTCCTGTAACAATTGGTAATGCAATTGGCGGCGCTATTATTGGGTCATTATTCTGGTATAGTCAGCCGAGAGAGAATACGTAA
- a CDS encoding DegV family protein, giving the protein MKLFTDSSCDLSKAYFSEHDVILFPLRVQLNGEEYDDILAIESQQVYDAIAQGAQPKTSQVSPELFLTHFEQLAKNEEEGLYIAFSSELSGTYSTAMMIRNQVLESYPELKLTIIDSKCASLGQGLLVKEAVRLRDSGKTVTEVATAIRDMASNMEHLFTVDDLDYLAKGGRVSKASAFLGGLLSIKPILNVEDGKLVPIEKVRGHKKSITHMVNLMEQRGGDFSNKIVGISHSNDPAFLAEMQAAIEARLSPKGFDTTVIGAVIGSHVGLGTVGIFFTNKNYVAK; this is encoded by the coding sequence ATGAAACTTTTCACAGATAGTAGCTGTGATTTATCGAAAGCCTATTTTTCGGAGCATGATGTCATATTGTTTCCATTACGCGTACAATTAAATGGTGAAGAATACGATGATATACTTGCTATAGAATCACAACAAGTATACGATGCCATCGCGCAAGGAGCTCAGCCTAAAACATCGCAAGTTTCACCTGAGCTTTTCCTAACGCACTTTGAACAATTAGCCAAAAATGAAGAAGAGGGTTTATATATTGCCTTTTCCTCTGAATTATCCGGTACATATAGCACCGCAATGATGATTCGAAATCAAGTACTTGAAAGTTACCCAGAGCTCAAATTAACAATTATTGATTCAAAATGTGCGTCGCTCGGTCAGGGGCTTTTAGTTAAAGAAGCAGTCCGCTTGCGAGATAGTGGTAAGACTGTTACAGAAGTAGCTACTGCCATTCGTGACATGGCATCGAATATGGAACATCTTTTTACAGTGGACGATTTAGATTATTTGGCAAAAGGGGGACGTGTTTCAAAAGCGAGTGCGTTTTTAGGTGGTCTGCTGAGCATTAAACCGATTTTAAATGTAGAAGATGGGAAGCTTGTGCCTATTGAAAAGGTGCGCGGTCATAAAAAATCGATTACACATATGGTTAATTTAATGGAGCAACGCGGCGGAGATTTTTCTAACAAAATCGTAGGGATTTCCCATAGTAATGATCCCGCATTTTTAGCAGAAATGCAGGCTGCAATTGAAGCGCGATTATCACCTAAAGGATTTGATACAACAGTAATAGGCGCTGTCATCGGTTCGCATGTCGGCTTAGGCACTGTTGGCATTTTCTTTACAAATAAAAACTATGTAGCAAAATAA
- a CDS encoding peptidylprolyl isomerase has translation MKKTFMALTLAASLGLAACSNPGDEVVVSSSVGDLTQDEFYQQVKTLAGTQLLEQIMIEKILADKYEVSEEEMTAEFDALKEQYGEEFESVLAQNGLTEEALKNNIRFNLLQKKATADVEVTDEEIKAYYDEASKELNARHILVADEATANEVIEKLNAGGDFAKLAKEYSSDPGSAANGGELGWFTVGKMVAPFSDAAYALKIDEISAPVQSEHGFHIIQVTDKRDVEGYGKLEDKKEEIRETIAATKGDWNAKVAELIKDAKIEVKDAELKDAFSSYKTAEESTKEAK, from the coding sequence ATGAAAAAAACATTTATGGCGTTAACATTAGCTGCTTCACTTGGCTTAGCTGCTTGCAGTAACCCTGGCGATGAAGTAGTTGTTTCTTCAAGCGTTGGCGATTTAACTCAAGATGAGTTTTATCAACAAGTAAAAACTTTAGCGGGTACTCAATTACTTGAGCAAATTATGATTGAGAAAATTCTTGCGGATAAGTACGAAGTGTCTGAAGAAGAAATGACTGCTGAGTTCGATGCTTTAAAAGAACAGTACGGCGAAGAATTTGAGTCTGTATTAGCTCAAAATGGACTTACTGAAGAGGCATTAAAAAACAACATTCGTTTCAATCTTTTACAAAAAAAAGCAACAGCTGATGTTGAAGTGACAGACGAAGAAATTAAAGCTTATTATGATGAAGCATCAAAAGAATTGAACGCTCGTCATATTTTAGTTGCAGATGAAGCAACAGCTAACGAAGTAATTGAAAAGTTAAATGCAGGTGGAGATTTTGCTAAACTTGCAAAAGAATATTCATCTGACCCTGGTTCAGCTGCTAATGGTGGGGAACTTGGTTGGTTTACAGTTGGGAAAATGGTTGCTCCATTTAGCGATGCCGCGTATGCACTTAAAATTGATGAAATCAGTGCACCAGTACAATCCGAACACGGCTTCCATATTATCCAAGTTACAGACAAACGTGATGTTGAAGGCTACGGAAAATTAGAAGACAAAAAAGAAGAAATCCGTGAAACAATCGCTGCTACAAAAGGCGACTGGAATGCAAAAGTGGCTGAATTAATTAAAGATGCAAAAATTGAAGTAAAAGATGCTGAATTAAAAGACGCATTCTCTAGCTACAAAACTGCTGAAGAATCAACAAAAGAAGCTAAATAA
- a CDS encoding chromate transporter, whose translation MIYFQIFLAFFFPGILGYGGGPSSIPLIEHEVVEKYDWMTTAEFSELLAIANALPGPIATKMAGYIGFEQAGVLGAVIALFATVGPSLILMLILLNLLYRNRNSPRVKRLSNFILPAITILLADLTFDFLHTSYNLIHLLPTIAIVIISYFALEKYKVHPAFVIISGLIVGGLFL comes from the coding sequence ATGATTTATTTTCAAATCTTTTTAGCCTTCTTCTTTCCAGGAATTTTAGGTTATGGCGGTGGCCCTTCCTCAATTCCGTTAATAGAGCATGAGGTCGTAGAAAAATATGACTGGATGACAACAGCTGAGTTTAGTGAATTACTTGCAATTGCAAATGCCTTACCTGGTCCTATTGCTACGAAAATGGCCGGCTATATTGGCTTTGAGCAAGCTGGGGTTTTAGGCGCTGTCATTGCCCTGTTTGCAACAGTTGGACCTTCACTCATTTTAATGCTAATTTTATTAAATCTTTTATATCGGAATCGCAATTCACCTCGTGTGAAGCGCTTATCCAATTTTATCTTACCTGCTATTACGATTTTACTAGCGGATTTAACATTCGACTTTTTACATACGTCGTATAATTTAATTCACTTACTGCCAACTATCGCAATCGTTATTATTAGTTATTTTGCGCTTGAGAAATATAAAGTTCATCCAGCTTTTGTAATTATCTCTGGTTTAATCGTTGGCGGTTTATTTTTATAA
- a CDS encoding chromate transporter: MGIQKDIFIAFFRSGILGFGGGPSTIPLVHKEVVGTFNWMTDEEFSDVLSIGNTLPGPIATKMAGYIGYRVGGWRGLVTALIATVLPTVVLMVLFLGWFNQYKDLDFVKGMTNGVVPIVAVMLAVMTWDFLKKSQKSLGWKVGALILVTSFVLMIILNIHPGIVIAILLLLALFLPIKNEEESE, translated from the coding sequence TCGCTCAGGCATTCTTGGGTTTGGTGGAGGTCCTTCTACCATTCCCCTTGTTCATAAAGAAGTCGTTGGCACGTTTAATTGGATGACCGACGAGGAATTTTCAGATGTACTATCCATCGGAAATACGCTCCCAGGTCCAATCGCCACAAAAATGGCCGGCTATATCGGCTACCGCGTTGGTGGATGGCGAGGATTAGTGACAGCCCTAATTGCAACGGTATTACCAACCGTTGTCTTAATGGTCCTGTTTTTAGGCTGGTTCAACCAATACAAAGATTTAGATTTTGTAAAAGGGATGACGAATGGCGTTGTACCCATCGTTGCAGTAATGCTCGCCGTAATGACATGGGACTTTCTAAAAAAATCTCAAAAATCACTCGGCTGGAAGGTTGGAGCGCTAATACTAGTAACTAGCTTTGTTTTAATGATAATACTAAATATTCATCCTGGCATTGTAATTGCTATTTTACTACTTCTTGCTCTCTTCCTACCTATTAAAAATGAGGAGGAAAGTGAATGA
- a CDS encoding HTH-type transcriptional regulator Hpr, translating to MALSEELYTQKEAMLYSQRIAQLSKALWKAVEKDWQTWIKPYDLNINEHHILWISYHLKGASISDVAKFGVMHVSTAFNFSKKLEERGLLTFSKRDNDKRNTYVELTDTGATLILRMYEHYHDTHHAILEGSLALKELYGRFPEFLDVMAVIRNIYGEDFIEIFERSFQDFEESYDNLQQQVSL from the coding sequence ATTGCTTTGTCTGAAGAATTATACACTCAGAAGGAGGCTATGTTATATAGCCAAAGAATTGCACAATTATCAAAAGCACTTTGGAAAGCCGTCGAAAAAGATTGGCAAACATGGATCAAGCCTTATGATTTAAACATTAACGAGCATCACATTTTATGGATTTCTTATCACTTAAAAGGTGCCTCAATTTCTGATGTTGCTAAATTCGGAGTGATGCATGTTTCTACTGCCTTCAATTTCTCGAAAAAATTGGAAGAGCGTGGTTTACTGACATTCTCAAAACGCGACAATGATAAACGTAATACTTATGTTGAATTGACGGATACAGGCGCTACACTTATTTTACGTATGTATGAACATTATCATGACACACATCATGCAATACTAGAAGGTTCATTAGCATTAAAAGAGCTCTATGGCCGCTTCCCTGAGTTTTTAGATGTGATGGCAGTTATTCGCAATATTTACGGTGAAGACTTCATTGAAATTTTCGAACGCTCTTTCCAAGATTTCGAAGAGAGTTATGATAACCTTCAACAACAAGTATCACTTTAA
- a CDS encoding DUF3267 domain-containing protein has product MHCWKTINVEYEYGTTRLFLLSGITFIFVFCFAYIALSFNYTGKHNDHNLWLLLLVVPFIYPLHKLLHYVSLFDYKKSLVFRFKIRHVCIPIVHMRLQQTIPKHRYLITLLTPFFFLNTVIIILGVYFQQYAHYFSLLLALHCSICLMDILYVKNLVSAPRNAIIEETPKGYEILVPTII; this is encoded by the coding sequence GTGCATTGTTGGAAAACCATTAATGTAGAATATGAATATGGAACAACACGGCTTTTTTTACTATCTGGAATTACATTCATCTTCGTTTTTTGTTTTGCCTATATTGCGTTAAGCTTTAACTATACGGGAAAACACAATGATCATAATTTGTGGTTGCTTCTTTTAGTTGTTCCATTCATCTATCCGCTTCATAAGTTGCTACATTATGTATCATTATTCGACTATAAAAAATCGCTTGTCTTTCGTTTTAAAATTCGGCATGTATGTATTCCAATTGTGCATATGCGCCTACAACAAACAATCCCGAAACACCGTTACTTAATAACGCTACTAACACCTTTTTTCTTTTTGAATACTGTAATTATTATATTAGGTGTGTACTTCCAACAATATGCTCATTATTTTAGCCTTTTGTTAGCCTTACATTGCAGCATTTGTTTAATGGATATTTTATATGTAAAAAATTTAGTATCTGCACCTCGAAATGCTATAATTGAGGAAACGCCTAAAGGCTATGAAATTTTAGTTCCAACAATTATTTAA
- a CDS encoding YtxH domain-containing protein, translating into MKAKSLLIGLTAGIVGGAVAVLLTTPQSGEQLRTNLIRNTNSAKEKICDVKYQASAVKQSFSVLSNEAKNNIPNIINELKETFAHFKQDIEPETVILKQEIENLQKSITEIERNLSKNEKNEN; encoded by the coding sequence ATGAAAGCAAAATCATTATTAATCGGACTTACTGCAGGCATCGTCGGAGGTGCAGTAGCGGTGTTATTAACAACTCCGCAGTCAGGCGAACAACTACGTACCAATTTAATACGTAATACAAATAGTGCAAAAGAAAAAATCTGCGACGTAAAATATCAAGCATCAGCCGTGAAACAATCGTTTTCAGTCTTATCAAATGAAGCGAAAAATAATATACCTAATATAATAAATGAGCTTAAGGAAACTTTTGCACACTTTAAACAAGACATTGAACCTGAAACTGTAATATTGAAACAAGAAATCGAAAATTTACAGAAATCTATTACTGAAATCGAGAGAAATCTTTCTAAAAACGAAAAAAACGAAAATTAA
- a CDS encoding ABC transporter ATP-binding protein has translation MTILQVQNITGGYTRKPVIKDLSFDINKGELVGLIGLNGAGKSTTIKHIIGTLLPRQGEIRLNGVTMKENLDTYRSSFSYIPETPVLYDELTLKEHLELTAMAYGLDERTLAARSEILLKEFRMEKRLNWFPSHFSKGMRQKVMIMCAFLVNPALYIIDEPFVGLDPLGIQSLLDQMDEKKRDGASILMSTHILSTAEKHCDRIILLHEGRVRAQGTMDDLRAVFEMPTATLDDLYIAMTKEQDNEQHA, from the coding sequence ATGACCATTTTACAAGTACAAAATATAACGGGTGGCTATACACGTAAACCAGTTATTAAAGATTTATCGTTTGATATTAATAAAGGAGAGCTTGTTGGCTTAATCGGACTAAATGGTGCCGGGAAAAGTACGACAATTAAGCATATTATCGGGACACTTCTACCACGACAAGGTGAAATTCGTTTAAACGGGGTAACGATGAAGGAAAATTTAGATACGTACCGCTCAAGCTTTTCATATATTCCCGAGACGCCGGTATTATATGATGAACTTACATTAAAAGAACATTTGGAGCTCACTGCGATGGCATACGGCTTAGACGAGAGAACACTTGCTGCCCGTTCGGAAATCCTATTGAAGGAATTTCGGATGGAAAAACGCCTCAACTGGTTTCCCTCGCATTTCTCTAAAGGGATGCGTCAAAAGGTGATGATTATGTGTGCGTTTTTAGTGAATCCTGCGTTATACATTATTGATGAACCATTTGTTGGGCTTGATCCGCTTGGTATTCAGTCCCTGCTTGACCAAATGGATGAGAAAAAGCGTGATGGTGCTTCGATTTTAATGTCAACGCATATTTTATCAACCGCTGAGAAGCATTGTGACCGCATTATTTTATTGCACGAAGGACGTGTTCGCGCTCAAGGAACAATGGATGATTTGCGAGCTGTCTTTGAAATGCCTACAGCGACATTGGATGATTTGTACATTGCCATGACGAAGGAGCAGGACAATGAACAACATGCATAG
- a CDS encoding tryptophan transporter → MNTKNLVLMALLVGVGAALYVVTPGMVNGMKPDFMLTMMFIGIILFPSAKETFLLSLTTGVLSGLFTTFPAGLVPNIIDKAVTGFVFLAVILLLKKLASNIAVSAILVGLGTILSGSVFLSVALFVFNANVGATFAALFVGVVLPAVAFNVIAFIIIYPIITNLVKRSNFKTSLNQA, encoded by the coding sequence ATGAATACAAAAAATTTAGTTTTAATGGCGCTTTTAGTAGGTGTAGGAGCCGCACTTTATGTTGTGACGCCTGGTATGGTAAACGGTATGAAGCCAGACTTCATGCTAACAATGATGTTTATCGGCATTATCTTATTCCCTTCCGCTAAGGAAACTTTTTTACTTTCTTTAACGACGGGCGTACTTTCAGGATTATTTACAACATTCCCTGCAGGCTTAGTACCAAATATTATAGATAAAGCGGTTACTGGTTTTGTCTTTTTAGCGGTAATCTTACTGCTTAAAAAGCTAGCAAGTAATATTGCTGTATCAGCTATATTAGTAGGATTGGGAACGATTTTATCAGGATCAGTCTTCCTGTCAGTTGCATTATTCGTATTCAATGCGAATGTAGGTGCAACGTTTGCTGCGTTATTCGTTGGTGTTGTTTTACCAGCAGTTGCATTTAACGTCATTGCATTCATCATCATCTATCCAATCATTACAAATTTAGTAAAGCGCTCAAACTTTAAGACATCTTTGAATCAGGCATAA
- a CDS encoding TetR/AcrR family transcriptional regulator, whose translation MGRGRKFSISELFNITERLLLTVGYEGFTIGLLAEELHVSRAAIYKYYTNKEYLIADFMIERMTTCIESIKEINVEASFTEQLNELLDVIFQTKDLHQILSYTYIINDRGNEEIAQKLKLLQQLHISMYLPMQKMIEQGKQEQVLHAELENNLILGFIFQSVAIPNPTNIPKEEFLQSVKNMMFFGVFKRDN comes from the coding sequence TTGGGTCGTGGAAGAAAATTTTCGATTTCGGAACTGTTTAATATAACGGAACGATTGCTATTAACAGTGGGTTATGAAGGATTCACAATCGGCTTACTGGCAGAAGAGCTACATGTATCACGTGCAGCAATTTATAAATATTATACGAATAAAGAATATTTAATTGCTGATTTTATGATTGAACGCATGACAACATGTATTGAATCAATAAAAGAAATAAATGTGGAAGCATCATTCACAGAACAACTAAATGAACTACTAGATGTTATATTTCAAACCAAGGATTTACATCAAATACTAAGCTATACGTATATTATTAATGATCGTGGTAATGAGGAAATTGCACAAAAGCTAAAATTGCTCCAGCAATTACATATATCGATGTATTTGCCGATGCAAAAAATGATTGAGCAAGGGAAACAAGAGCAAGTGCTACACGCAGAGCTAGAAAATAATTTGATTTTAGGCTTTATTTTTCAAAGTGTAGCCATACCTAACCCTACAAATATACCAAAAGAAGAGTTCTTACAATCCGTCAAAAATATGATGTTTTTTGGTGTTTTTAAACGTGATAATTAA